From Shewanella psychrophila, a single genomic window includes:
- a CDS encoding NRDE family protein: protein MCILFIALNKHPKYPLIVCANRDEFHHRPTEQAHFWQPNNEILAGKDLEAGGTWLGINRRGGFAALTNLRDPLRQQSEMRSRGELVLKSLEAHSQITPDWLKEHGSHYNPFNLIYGDVSKLYCFNSIANSLTRLDSGFHSISNGALDDIWPKMSRGTQALQASISSCEEPDIDTLLTIMKDETRAEDTELPQTGIGLEWERLLSSIYIKHEEYGTRSTSIMLQDNAGNSRFVEVRYDGKGRNLGRQEFHISG from the coding sequence ATGTGCATTTTGTTTATAGCGCTGAACAAGCATCCTAAGTATCCCTTGATTGTGTGTGCGAACCGCGATGAGTTTCATCACAGACCCACAGAGCAGGCACATTTTTGGCAGCCAAATAATGAAATCTTAGCAGGTAAAGATCTCGAGGCGGGGGGAACATGGCTTGGCATCAATAGACGAGGCGGGTTCGCTGCATTAACTAACTTAAGAGATCCCCTAAGGCAGCAGAGTGAGATGAGAAGCCGCGGTGAACTAGTGCTTAAATCTCTCGAAGCCCACAGCCAGATAACACCTGACTGGCTCAAAGAACATGGCAGTCACTACAATCCTTTTAACCTGATCTATGGAGACGTAAGCAAGCTCTACTGCTTTAACAGCATAGCCAACTCTCTCACTCGACTAGATTCGGGGTTCCACTCCATTAGCAATGGAGCTTTAGACGATATCTGGCCCAAGATGTCTCGTGGCACACAAGCACTACAAGCGTCTATTTCAAGTTGTGAGGAACCCGATATAGACACTCTACTCACAATAATGAAAGATGAAACCCGCGCCGAAGACACTGAGCTGCCACAAACAGGTATTGGGCTAGAGTGGGAAAGGCTACTCTCTTCTATCTATATTAAGCATGAGGAATACGGCACCCGCTCAACCAGCATTATGTTGCAGGATAACGCAGGGAATAGTCGCTTTGTAGAGGTGAGATATGACGGCAAGGGTCGCAATCTAGGACGGCAGGAATTCCATATTTCTGGCTAA
- a CDS encoding cystatin domain-containing protein — MKKGLAIIGLSALVLTGCSTQTSNEAGTGIESITKAENSSAHVTCEHKVSMPGSWTESEVSPDAEKALNSVLMQMNTTAKLKQVLRVQTQVVAGVNYAIEFEFDNGEIWHTQVFRSLEGYYSMTKPAVQGRLPDICHKK, encoded by the coding sequence ATGAAAAAAGGATTAGCCATCATTGGACTGAGTGCGCTGGTACTAACAGGCTGCTCAACTCAAACTAGTAATGAAGCTGGAACTGGAATAGAAAGTATAACTAAAGCAGAAAACTCCTCTGCTCATGTAACTTGTGAGCATAAAGTCAGTATGCCCGGAAGCTGGACAGAGTCAGAGGTTTCACCAGATGCCGAGAAAGCATTAAACTCAGTATTGATGCAGATGAACACCACAGCTAAGCTTAAACAAGTATTGAGGGTGCAGACCCAAGTCGTTGCGGGGGTGAACTATGCTATCGAGTTTGAATTTGATAATGGTGAAATCTGGCACACTCAGGTATTTCGTAGTCTGGAAGGCTACTATTCTATGACGAAGCCTGCAGTTCAGGGGCGCTTACCCGACATTTGCCATAAGAAATAA
- a CDS encoding YybH family protein, which yields MFKKGLTVLLMLLAFSASAVPSDDIAHILSEQEAAWNRGDLDGYMQGYWNNEKMRFVSGKKFRYGWVETLAAYKKNYPDKATLGHLKFTIKDTKMLSNYAAIVVGRWELTRAKDKPNGVFTLLVEKIDDRWVITHDHTSD from the coding sequence ATGTTTAAAAAAGGACTTACGGTTCTATTAATGCTACTGGCATTTAGCGCCTCAGCCGTGCCAAGCGATGATATTGCGCATATATTATCTGAGCAGGAAGCTGCGTGGAACCGGGGGGATCTCGATGGCTACATGCAAGGTTATTGGAATAACGAGAAGATGCGTTTTGTTTCCGGCAAGAAGTTTCGTTATGGCTGGGTTGAAACATTAGCGGCTTATAAGAAGAACTATCCTGATAAGGCGACTTTAGGCCACTTGAAGTTCACTATCAAGGACACCAAGATGCTTAGCAACTATGCGGCAATCGTGGTGGGGCGCTGGGAATTAACTCGAGCCAAAGATAAGCCCAATGGCGTGTTTACATTACTGGTTGAGAAGATAGATGATCGTTGGGTTATTACCCATGACCACACCTCAGATTAG
- a CDS encoding lysophospholipid acyltransferase family protein — MFQYFCKFILKFFGWKISGSLPTDHQYVAILGPHTSNWDFIVGLLARGALGAKVNFLGKNQLFIPPWGWFFKAVGGTPVDRSKSNNLVDGVVQLYQSNPNFSLALAPEGTRSPVKRWKTGFYHIASKAGVPIVTVGLDFGTKTVMIPEGVPTTDDMQQDMDKIIGFYRSIKGRHPKVIPDFTR; from the coding sequence ATGTTTCAGTATTTTTGTAAATTCATCTTAAAATTCTTTGGCTGGAAAATTTCTGGTTCATTGCCTACAGACCACCAATATGTAGCTATCCTTGGCCCCCACACCAGTAATTGGGACTTTATCGTCGGCCTATTAGCCCGCGGAGCCTTAGGTGCTAAGGTTAATTTTCTCGGAAAAAATCAGCTTTTTATTCCGCCATGGGGCTGGTTCTTCAAAGCTGTCGGCGGAACCCCGGTAGACAGAAGTAAATCCAATAACTTAGTCGATGGCGTGGTCCAACTCTACCAATCAAACCCTAACTTCTCACTGGCATTGGCACCGGAAGGGACTCGCAGCCCGGTAAAACGATGGAAAACGGGGTTTTATCATATTGCCAGTAAGGCTGGCGTGCCTATAGTTACCGTGGGATTAGACTTCGGCACTAAGACTGTGATGATCCCTGAGGGGGTACCGACCACAGATGATATGCAACAGGACATGGATAAAATAATCGGCTTCTACCGATCCATCAAGGGGCGTCACCCTAAAGTGATACCGGATTTCACTCGCTAA
- a CDS encoding HrpE/YscL family type III secretion apparatus protein, which yields MLSFVKVDTDNLNLVPGQKILKSADYMHFLESEHLIQAAQAKAAQIIKDAESVYEQEKLRGYEDGQQQAKQECAEVIVDTVAQCNRFYISSEKTLTQAVLSCVGTILQGFDDVEVTLTVVREALQLVSNQKQVILHVNPEQVVQVKERVSEVLSAFPEVGYVEVVADARLKNGGCILETEVGIIDASIDVQLQVLEKQIYKQFKQRESD from the coding sequence ATGCTGTCATTTGTTAAAGTAGATACCGATAACCTTAATTTAGTACCGGGTCAGAAAATTCTTAAGTCAGCAGACTATATGCATTTTCTGGAGTCGGAGCATCTTATCCAAGCTGCGCAAGCTAAGGCTGCACAGATAATTAAAGATGCCGAGTCCGTATATGAGCAAGAGAAATTACGTGGCTATGAAGATGGCCAGCAGCAGGCTAAGCAAGAGTGCGCAGAGGTGATAGTCGATACTGTTGCTCAGTGTAATCGATTTTATATTTCATCGGAGAAGACTCTTACCCAGGCTGTGTTGTCTTGTGTAGGGACAATTCTGCAAGGCTTCGATGATGTGGAGGTGACACTCACTGTTGTGAGAGAGGCATTGCAATTGGTGAGTAATCAGAAACAGGTGATATTGCATGTCAATCCTGAGCAGGTTGTTCAAGTCAAAGAGAGGGTGAGTGAAGTCTTATCGGCATTTCCTGAGGTGGGCTATGTGGAGGTGGTTGCCGATGCTCGTCTGAAGAATGGCGGCTGTATATTGGAAACCGAGGTCGGCATTATAGATGCGAGCATAGATGTGCAGCTACAAGTGCTGGAGAAGCAGATTTACAAACAATTCAAGCAGAGAGAATCAGATTAA
- a CDS encoding SctK family type III secretion system sorting platform protein: MQGDGPANLDYEACLHRYQFRPLSYIDESWLEHIPHAGHISRLPDWRNNSRLNQWFLGAAGLKPLLVAEFSHPVRFIALLPTEELRLLLHYIGISLHRQACKQVVLKLPRQQLLESMSTSGYQFCMNQTQFLLSNWPDEWDKALPESIPVNYFEASGITFVTSLLDSSQLDLIKGLKLKLPYELNPFFTSAGDVKIADRVLAYQLIKKISKRVIPLCCHLLK; the protein is encoded by the coding sequence ATGCAAGGGGATGGGCCGGCCAATCTGGATTATGAAGCGTGTCTGCACAGATACCAGTTTCGGCCCTTAAGTTATATCGATGAGAGCTGGCTTGAGCATATTCCACACGCTGGACATATATCGCGATTACCGGACTGGCGGAATAATTCAAGGTTAAATCAATGGTTCTTGGGAGCCGCCGGGTTAAAGCCTCTACTTGTTGCCGAGTTCTCTCATCCCGTGCGCTTCATCGCCTTGTTGCCCACTGAGGAGTTGAGACTACTACTGCATTATATTGGGATCAGCCTTCACCGCCAAGCGTGCAAACAAGTTGTTTTGAAGTTACCCCGGCAGCAGCTGCTGGAGAGTATGAGTACATCTGGTTATCAGTTTTGTATGAACCAGACTCAGTTTCTTCTATCAAATTGGCCAGATGAGTGGGATAAGGCCTTACCTGAGTCTATACCTGTCAACTACTTCGAAGCCAGTGGTATCACCTTCGTCACCTCTTTATTGGATTCAAGTCAGCTTGATTTGATTAAAGGGTTGAAGCTTAAGCTTCCCTATGAACTGAATCCATTTTTTACGTCGGCTGGTGATGTAAAAATTGCAGATAGGGTGCTGGCATATCAACTAATTAAGAAAATATCTAAGCGAGTTATTCCACTATGCTGTCATTTGTTAAAGTAG
- the sctJ gene encoding type III secretion system inner membrane ring lipoprotein SctJ, producing MINRMFKIVLLSCMIMLTACQTELYNGLSQKEGNEMLAILLIAGISTQKLPDSDGKVKLMVEESQLSLALATLKSQGYPKDQFVSLEDIFPDEGLISSPLEERARLMFAKSQEISSTLSQIDGVITARVHIVNPEEERRRGRSREVNSSASVFIKHAPDIEIESLVPQIKLLVNNSIEGLNYDRISVVLVPALQSRLVSSQQKMVNILSIKMTASSENRFMGFIVFFFLMLIGTNLATYFWSQKESGR from the coding sequence ATGATAAACAGAATGTTCAAAATTGTGCTGCTTAGCTGCATGATCATGCTAACGGCTTGTCAAACCGAGCTCTATAATGGCTTATCCCAGAAAGAGGGTAATGAGATGTTAGCCATCTTATTAATCGCTGGAATAAGTACGCAGAAGTTACCCGATAGCGATGGTAAGGTGAAGTTAATGGTTGAGGAGTCGCAACTATCATTAGCACTCGCGACCTTGAAGAGCCAGGGCTATCCCAAAGACCAATTTGTCAGTCTGGAGGATATATTTCCTGATGAGGGGCTGATCTCTTCTCCTTTGGAGGAGCGAGCTCGTCTAATGTTTGCTAAGTCTCAGGAGATCTCTTCGACTCTATCTCAAATCGATGGCGTGATCACGGCTAGGGTTCATATCGTTAATCCCGAAGAAGAGAGAAGGCGGGGACGAAGCAGGGAAGTGAACTCTTCGGCTTCGGTATTCATTAAGCATGCCCCGGATATAGAGATTGAGTCTTTGGTGCCTCAAATTAAGTTGTTAGTGAACAATAGTATCGAGGGGCTAAATTATGATCGTATCAGTGTTGTCTTAGTCCCCGCGCTCCAGAGTCGCTTGGTATCCAGTCAACAAAAAATGGTTAATATCCTCTCAATCAAGATGACTGCATCGTCAGAAAACCGCTTCATGGGTTTTATCGTTTTCTTCTTTTTGATGTTAATTGGGACCAACCTGGCGACATATTTCTGGAGTCAAAAGGAGAGCGGCCGCTAG
- the sctI gene encoding type III secretion system inner rod subunit SctI — MIDANFTQVLNTSIEQLQDSQIAEHGAVAEFEQAMQSNVDNGLGESVLDQIVDMKKQLSGATESLQTAMSSGIDDPAALMEIQWALTRITMQEELIAKTAGKTSQNIETLMKAQ; from the coding sequence ATGATTGACGCTAATTTTACTCAGGTGTTAAATACCAGCATCGAGCAGTTACAAGATTCACAAATTGCCGAACATGGCGCAGTTGCCGAGTTTGAGCAGGCGATGCAATCAAATGTCGATAATGGCTTGGGCGAATCTGTGTTAGATCAGATCGTCGATATGAAGAAGCAGTTATCCGGAGCCACGGAAAGTTTACAAACAGCCATGAGCTCAGGGATCGACGATCCTGCGGCCTTGATGGAAATTCAGTGGGCCTTGACCCGGATCACCATGCAAGAAGAGTTAATCGCCAAGACGGCGGGTAAGACGAGTCAAAATATCGAAACCTTGATGAAAGCGCAGTAA
- a CDS encoding YopR/YscH family type III secretion effector — protein sequence MIELNTDLSQVQHTADVSTRAVNRDDQFRLEQALSEPAKVQVKKTAKAADVKGGANPEIDAFYKEISALDNPSGTQISGALHQAFGDDKAMADKALWSALNRAKSGSQTGLSERLQELVSVDFISRLQASPPTSSEELKAELKSEFRLSARRETALWEAWAQLKGDPENAALVDLIRGELGHLIQFNSMLRNMMTNTVRPDIF from the coding sequence GTGATTGAACTTAATACGGATCTGAGTCAAGTACAGCATACTGCGGATGTTAGTACTCGAGCCGTAAACAGAGATGATCAATTTAGGCTGGAGCAAGCCTTGTCTGAGCCTGCCAAGGTGCAGGTAAAAAAAACAGCCAAGGCGGCCGATGTGAAAGGCGGCGCTAATCCTGAAATTGATGCCTTTTATAAGGAAATTTCCGCACTGGATAATCCATCTGGAACGCAGATTTCAGGGGCGTTACACCAGGCATTCGGTGATGATAAAGCCATGGCCGATAAGGCGCTCTGGTCTGCGTTAAATCGAGCTAAATCCGGCAGTCAGACAGGGTTGAGTGAGCGTCTACAGGAGTTGGTTAGTGTCGACTTTATTAGTCGGTTACAGGCATCGCCTCCGACTTCCAGTGAAGAACTGAAGGCCGAGTTGAAGTCTGAGTTTCGTCTCAGCGCCCGACGTGAGACGGCGCTTTGGGAAGCTTGGGCTCAGTTAAAAGGCGATCCAGAAAATGCGGCTCTGGTCGATCTTATTCGGGGGGAATTAGGCCATCTGATTCAGTTTAATAGCATGTTACGCAATATGATGACTAACACGGTACGCCCAGACATATTTTAG
- a CDS encoding YscG family type III secretion protein gives MKIETKKLLAELAMIAIGQHQYSQAESIAASLSSDSQFTEIVASIRSLSLMNRGQYQAALDLLEPLALEHQDLICFTVLCADELGLATKLDFWLAKAAQSSSQSLQAFATSYQAP, from the coding sequence ATGAAGATTGAAACTAAGAAACTACTGGCTGAGTTAGCCATGATAGCAATCGGTCAGCATCAATACTCACAGGCGGAAAGTATAGCCGCATCTCTGTCTTCGGATAGTCAGTTTACTGAGATCGTTGCTAGCATACGTTCATTGAGCTTGATGAATCGTGGTCAATATCAGGCTGCACTCGATCTGCTCGAGCCTTTGGCTTTAGAGCATCAGGACCTGATCTGTTTTACCGTTCTGTGTGCCGATGAGTTGGGTTTAGCAACTAAGCTGGATTTTTGGTTGGCAAAGGCGGCTCAGTCTAGCTCCCAGAGTCTCCAGGCATTTGCAACTAGCTATCAGGCACCTTAG
- the sctF gene encoding type III secretion system needle filament subunit SctF, which translates to MAGVGGTGPTGTGGPAELDLNTVVSSIDVALASANANVKAKIGGVSGEGADDPAKLAELQHAINSWSVMYNIRSTVVKSIKDVMMSIMQKV; encoded by the coding sequence ATGGCTGGTGTAGGCGGAACAGGACCGACAGGCACAGGAGGTCCAGCTGAACTGGATCTGAACACGGTAGTGAGCAGCATAGATGTGGCCTTAGCCTCGGCGAATGCAAATGTTAAGGCTAAAATTGGCGGTGTTTCGGGTGAGGGAGCCGATGACCCGGCTAAACTGGCCGAGTTACAACATGCGATCAACAGTTGGTCTGTGATGTACAACATACGCTCGACAGTCGTTAAGTCGATTAAAGATGTGATGATGAGCATTATGCAAAAAGTGTAG
- a CDS encoding EscE/YscE/SsaE family type III secretion system needle protein co-chaperone, producing MTASPVSMTTLEARLRANDADKEIQGIRQDLQDSSNWTKRQMNAGCRPEEYTQLTKDLAALDAANQVLDQIQSK from the coding sequence ATGACAGCGTCGCCAGTCAGTATGACGACATTGGAAGCGCGCTTGCGCGCCAATGATGCGGATAAAGAGATACAGGGTATTCGACAAGATCTTCAGGATTCATCTAACTGGACTAAGCGTCAGATGAACGCTGGTTGTCGACCCGAAGAATATACACAACTAACTAAAGATTTAGCGGCGCTAGATGCCGCTAACCAAGTGTTAGACCAAATCCAATCTAAATAA